The window GGTCAATGAAGGATCCAAACATGTTTATAGCACGTCCGAACGCATAACCTGCATATGTTACTTAttcggcaaaaaaaaaaaaaaaactgaataTGTTACCTCATGGTCGGCCCCATCAATATGAAATGTGACATAACTGGCGGTTTGGCCGCGACTTATatgtttataaaaaaaagcataCTGGGATACTAATGAATAATATAGGGGTCACCGAGCAAATCGATGAGGTGGGTCCGCGTAGGATTCTAAAATGCGGGACCAAAAAGCACGGTCAATTGTCTAGCTACTCGGTCGAGTTGACGTGACTTTTCACCCCAAAGAAGAGAGACCTTAATGAAATTTGATAATTGAGGGGTCCCCCCCCCCGGTTTCATTGGCGCAAGGCCTAGGTTTTATTTTTCGATCACaattatgaaatttgaaaGTTCAATTGCAGCTCGATTAGATTAGTCAGGAGTAAAGTTCTCGAGTCGGTCTACTAACAAGTCAAACTCTCATAACGTGAACTATTTACATGAAAAATTCAAACTCGATACATTATTTAAGTAGAATAAGCGTCGAATCTCTTGAATCAAATCGTGTtggttttatttttagtattaATAGTTATGGCACAGTTTTTATTGCTTATTATGTGTCGCCACCTAATCAGTAGTCCCGGCCAGAAATTGCGGGACCCGcagaaattatatttttgtttggaCCAAAAtcataatcttcttcttccacaaaaacacaaaaagaaaaaaagaaaaaccatgATCTCATTTCCTATCCTTCAATCTGAAGAAGAATGCCGTCTAAATAAAGGGCGGATAGGATTTCTAAAATGTTAAATTGGTATTTAGTAATGACATGACTTATTAGGGATTGAGATGAGGTTTTATTGCGATATTATAAGAAGTAAAAGCGTGAAATCCTAATGCGCCTTTGACCAAATTGTTACAAGTGTGATATATCTAATTGTTACAAGAGGGAATATTCATAACAAAATAGTGGATTAAATCATTACATATTTGGAAACTTTTTTACATACTAAATAATTTCCCATTCAATGTGCGAATTCATTCTTATACTTCTATTTTAGTTCACTGAAATAATTATTTGCATTTCCGAAGACAATATCACAAGTAATAGACTATAAGAATTTTCAGTAATTAATTTGACATTCTAAAAGTATTTATTTTAAGTGAAtaagttcatatattttaCGATCATTTCGATGAAATTACAAGCCGTAATCAGTCTATCATTTataattatcaattaatgtGATTAAGAATTTGTGGTCCACAAATCATAATTGAGTCTATCCGAAGGCTCACATACATCACATGTACGGAATCCATCCGATGGCTAATAAATAATCCGAAAGCGAACATAATTGCTCCACCTTCCCGCACAGAAGCGCAACCCCTAAAGTGCTTGACTTGTGTCACTAATCATGCTTTATGCCCCTCCAAAAAAGCATTTTGTCCATAAACAACACCCCGTATTATGATGTCCTCTTAATAATCAATCTAAAATTCTTCTAATTTGAAATTCAACTTATAATGGTATGACCTGTAATTTACTCAATATTTAAAAACTATTCAATAGATATGAGGGAGATTTTAATTGGGAGGATTTTTAGGCACTCCACCACTTGAGAGGATTTAACATTTCTTAATAAATATCCTAATAATAATCCATGAGGTCCACGTTTGCATTTTTTATTGGTTAGAGCAATCGAAGGTATTGTTCCTAGCAAGTAGGGAAGTGCAACTCATAATACAATTTCTTGTGATTTTcctaaaaaatattgaaagatAAAGAAGGAATTATTTCAactgtgattttttttaaatttataaataacatGATCTAATAGGAATAGAAGATAGGTGGGAGTATAAAAAGACACAAAAATCTAATTGATAATaattgaactcatgacctcttaaTCTTGAATAAAAAACTAATAGAACATTAGATCTCCATCTAAATATCAACATTGGAGAACAAATGGAAGTAGCACTCATAAACCAAATTATGAAACTCCTAggtcttatatatatatatattgaagttGACCTTCTATTTTAGTTTAATAAACTTTTACTATATTTTATGTGGGTAATATACGAAGaattttagttatttgatatCTTATTTCTGtttagtaatatataattaaagaatttttaaaaattaataattttcttaaaaataggAAAGAGTTTCtccataatttataattttttttcaaatttgatgTGTCAAATATTCCAAATAAAAGGCTTGGAGATTCATCTCTGTACATATGCTATTTGTATTTTCAAATgataaaataagtattatttaTCATCACGATTCACTTCATTGATTTCTTACTAATAATTTGATGTGTTTATCGTATCTAGTTGGtggtatatataatttttttacatatttgctttttatctatattaatttgtaatggCATCGTGCAACGTGCAGATATGGACTAATATAAATAAGCACTTGAAAGGTGAGGATAGTGAATTTGTCATATAACCTCttcaattctctctctctattttttttttataacaagGGCTGGGCGATTAGTGTAGCTATTCTACAAGGATTAATTACATGGGTGTTAATCTCGCAGCGAAATATTCGATTTAAGTCATAACTTTAAGACTCAAGTGAATGGGCTTGTCACTACGACTCGATGAGACGTTAGTGGAACATCCTCGTCCGCAAAGCCCACAATTAGCACTGTTCTATCACAAGTGAATTCAATAGCGAATAAGGGGACATTCCCCTCTTATTTGCCAAGACTTAACCCCTAGTATGAAACTCAATTATCCTCTTTAATTCAAATTTGATATGCTCCACACATTTAGTGAGTATATTATCGATGATTACTACTCAAAAGCTGGAGCAAAGACATCGAAACTGGATGTGGATGAGCTCAAAGTATTTTTATGTGCCTTTTCACAAAATATATGGTACGGAAAATAACTTTTGATGGCAGCAAATACACTAATATTGtattagagaaaattttaaataatcttATTCAACAATGACATAGTCGTGAAAAATCTATAATAATATAGCTACAATCTAGTTGCTTGTTTGCGCAGTAACACCCATTTTTACTGGTTAGTTACAATCCGGTATGTTCTCTATTACACCACGAACATAGTATGACTATTAGAATTTCCTATCATATTAATGTTTTTGAAGTGTACATCATAAAATTTAGAACTCGATTGGATTCTTAAGTAATTCAATTTTAGTTGGGTCGACTtattaagaggtaaaactctttaaatataaatttttttcattcataaataTCAAACGTAAGACTTTGAGCCCATATCAAACAATCTAAACCAAACCACGATAGTCTTATCATATTGCGTACATGAGTAAATGTGAAATACACAAATATGGTATTATCCACGTTATATGGCTCTGTTTTGTTTATgagttatatttttaaaattttaactctaatttctaactctactcactacgcaataaaaatcaacaatacaattattattttttcaattttcttccatttttaactattaaagtaaatttttaataataaattcttataactattaattatttttcgtactttttctcataattctacaacgcaatcattacaaataaattaaattaaaactcaactctactctgctctaaaaccaaacacattattaattttttattattttattttccgaCAAAATCATTATAAATGCTTGTTCTTTTAGGCAGAGAAGCTCATTGGACTCATTCGTTGAAGGCTATGAATGCTTCTCACCAGAGAGCTCTGTGAATTCATTTGTCGCCTCAAATTCTCGCCCCACTGAGAGCGCGGAGAATTCTCCGGATAGCTTCCTCGCCGGCGAGATGGCCAGCGAAGCTCATTAGACTCATTCGTTGAAGGCTATGAATGCTTCTCACCAGAGAGCTCTGTGAATTCATTTGTCGCCTCAAATTCTCGCCCCACTGAGAGCGCGGAAAATTCTCCGGATAGCTTCCTCGCCGGCGAGATGGCCAGCGAGTTCGCCGCCTCCGTCGACTACGGCCTCCGGCTGTCCAAGCGCATATACTACGGGAAAGGCACCACCGCGCCCCCCGCGCCGGAGATGTCCAGGTCGCCGGAGGCCTACCTCCCGACCGCGCCGATGGTCTACGCCGTCGTGCCGGACCCCACGGCGGTGGACAACCCCGACGTCCCGAGCTACCAGCCGTACGTCCACGGCCGGTGCGACCCGCCGGCGCTGATCCCGTTGCACATGCACAGCATCTCCGCGGAGGTTGACTGCTACCTGGACACGGCGTTCGTGAGCATCGCCGGAGTTTGGCGCGTGCATTGCATCATGGCCCGCCGGAGGTGCGATTGCCGCGTCGCGATTCCGATGGGAGAGCAGGTACTGTTTACTGTTACTGAACTTAACTTACTGTTAGTGAGTAGATAGATACAGACAAATTTCCTcacttttcttcattttccatCCAACTTTCATGAAAAATGTGTGTgataaagttaaaataaataatttgcaCCATTGTTCCTGCATTTTATCGAAATTACAACCTCGTCTGCAATTTGTCCGAAATTACAACTGAACCCGAAACTTCTGCACTAatccttacaaatgattgGAATTACTTAGCAAAGCGAATTACTGTCAGACATGTTGTCTGTCTGCAACGTTGTGTTCCATTGAAGAACCGTCAAATTTAACCAAGAAATTAGTgaaatatatctttttttttggggggctGATATTGAGATTAATCCTATTCAGGCGCCGGTTTTGCCTTGCAATATCGTTTCTATTAAGGGATTAAGTCTAAGATGTTTTGTTTGACTATATTGTTCTGGAATAAAAATGGCTGTCATTTTGGGCTATTTAGCTAATTGGACTGTTGATGTGTCGGACGAGGTTAATTATTTAGTGTCTGTTCCTGACATTGAgcgaataatttattataaaatctgAAGgtggaaatttttaaattggaGGAGGACGGGTTTGTTAAATCGGGGCCTGATTAGTTTTTTACTATAATTGACGTAACTCCAATAATTGTTTAATGGGTGATACTGACAACGTGTTCctcgatgatgatgataaggATAACAGTTAGACATGATTGTCTTGTTAATGCTTCTCATGGCTACGTGTTCTAGCATAGACCAAGAGACTCTTGCTGATGTGACTAAGAAATTAGTCAATTTGTCTCTCATCCGAATTATTGGTTTCATTTGTCAACTGTTTGGAAAATTTTACGGTCCCGTGCTGAACTGCATCAGGAGATCCTAGGATATTGGGGTGGTCCAATATTGGATGGGGGACTACCCCTGGTTAAACAAGGTACGGCCCATCCGACAGTCGTCCAGCGCCAGGACCATAGGGCTCCGGTAGAAGTTCAGAGAaccatttctttgtttttggaCAAGTTGGTGGAATTCGTATACCAGAAAGTCTTTGTTATTGGCCAGAGCAAGAAAGTTACAGAAGACGACTAGAATCATAGACTTGTGATTAAGGTCGACGGGCTAATTTACTACCCAACAAGAAAATTTTGCTGATTAAGTTAAAAATGAGATTAAGAAAGATGAAGCATTTTTACCGTTGTCTCAGGCAAAACGGGAAACACGAAATCTGATACTTGTACTGTAATGTAACAAACTATGAATCATGAACTATGATGATCTAACACAATATGGCTTGTGAGTCGCTGATTATACTACATTCAGTGTTATCTGTCTGAAATAAGtttcttctccttttattTCCTTGCTTAAGTTCTCAAGAAAGGAAATGATGTGGCTAACAGGGTTTGCTTCTAGGTGTCGAGGTTAATCTCGCTGGAAGATCGTATAACAGCGAACTGATCAATGCGGAGGACATGAAAGAAACACTGGAAATCACCAAAGCTAAAGACGGGCAGTTTTTGAAGTTCCAGACCTTCACCTTCAGAGTTCCGCAGGTAATATTGTTCTGTAAATAATGCCGACTTTGTATGTATGTTAAGAGGTCATGTATCATGCTCCTCCATTTCCACGgttttatttatatgcacCTTTCAGGTTGATGGAGGCTCAACTATATCAGTTAAGGCCAGCTGGTCTCAGAAACTATCCTATAGCAACTCGGAGTTTCTTCTTACCGTACCTTTTAGTTTCCCTGGATATGTCAATCCTATTGTTAAGAATATCTCCAGGAAACAATTGATACGATTAAATGTGGACACTGGTACTGGCATGGAAGTTCTATGTAGGACCACTAGCCATCCTATGAAGGTATGCGATATCTCTCTCTTCTGAAGTTCTAATTATTCTATCATTCTACTATTAGAGATTGAATAATGTGATCATAATGAGTTTCAGGAATTGAGACGGGAAGTTGGTAAATTGGCCTTTTCATCTGAGGTAGAGGTATCCACATGGTCGAGTGTGGACCTCAAAATTTCCTATTCCGTAAGACCTTCTCTTTCGGGTGCAAATAGCAAAAGTCATTCaacatttgaattttctgcaGCAAATATATTTGACTTTCTTTTACTCCATAATATTAGCTTTAATTGATCCCCGGGATCCTTTTGACATACTCATTTTTCTACCTGTGATCGAGATATTCACGAAACTAAGCTAATTTGCATTACTTATGATCCTGCATGCATAGGTCTCTTCAAGCGATATATTTGGAGACATACTCTTGCAATCTCCACCATTGCATGACTTTGATCAGAGCGAGTTGCTCTGCTTTTATCTTTACCCCGGAAATAACCAGAGTAGGAAGGTCTGTTAGTTCTACCAATAGCACCTTCTTATTTAAGATTATTTAAGATCCTCGACCTATCAACTCTGCCaggaaaatcatcgaaaaccAGCAGTTGACCGTATCTTATGTCACAGGTTTTCAGGAAGGAAGTTGTTTATGTTATGGATATTAGTGGAAGCATGCAAGACGACCTCCTTGTGAATACAAAGGATGCATTAATGGAGTCACTCTGGATGCTCAACCCAGAAGATTCTTTTAACATAATAGCTTTCAATCATGAAGCTCGCTTATTTTCATTGTCGATGGAGAAAGCAACCAAGAAGGTGCTTTGCAATGCCCATGAATGGATCAGCAATACCTTTGTGGGGGATGGTGGTACAGACATCCTGCCTCCTCTAGAACAGGTCCAAGTTTATCCTGTAATTAGTTTGTTTTTTGAGACACTTCACATCCACCAATTCCGTCTGCTTCATGTCTTCATTCAGGACATAaagcctttctttttttttttttggggttggATATGCAGGCAATGAAGTTATTAGCTGACACTACAGATGCCGTTCCTCTGGTCTTCCTAGTCACTGATGGTACTGTTGAAAATGAAAGGGAAATCTGCAACACTGTGAAACGTTATCTATCAAGTGGTCCGTCAGTTCCTCCTCGCTTCTTTACCTTTGGCATAGGTGAGAAACTTTCTCACACTCTCAATTAACAATAATACCAAAAAGCTACAAGTATTACTAATTTCTTTCTTATCTGCACTTACCAGCCCAATTGGAAAGTTTGCTTAGTCATTGGATGTGTTAATGAATCATAAGTAGGCAATAGCATGTAAACGGATCGACGGATATATACTAATTTctgattattaaaatttcttgGCCCGTAAACCTAATCCTCAAGACAACCTTACTGCATAACAGCAATCCACATTTTGATTGCTCTTTCCATTGTAGCTGGTAGCAGACATTACGTGAGTGGCAATGTAATAAATCAATGTAAAAGACCTCATGAATCTAGAAGaattattacatatttatgcttttctttcttttcatgcCATAAATGAGGTAAGGAATTTTTTGTAGAAATTGATGTTGATCAGCATTATGTGGCAAATCTGCCACCATCTCTTTTTCCAGGTCCGTACTGTAATCACTACTTTCTCCAAGCACTCGCACGAATTGGAAGAGGTCATTATGATGCTGCCTATGATGCAGGTAAATCTTCACAATTTTTGTCAATAAATTGTCATAGTTAAAAGAATGATTTATATCAGCTTAAAACCTTTTGTTGCTTTCTCCTACATCAAATTATCTTATGGAAAACGATCTTACTGCTATCTTCTGGTTGGTACTCTCTTTTTCTGCCTCTTCTTTATATGACCAGAGTCGGTTGCTGTTAGAATGAAGAGTTTTTTCGCTGCTTGCTCATCAGTAGTTGTGGCAGACATAGGTCTGGATGTATTTGAAACTCTTGACTCACTTGAGGTACATTTCACCTAGCACATAGAACGGCTCTCGTATTTGTCCTAGAGAAGCTTCAGTCCAAGAATATTGACCTGTCTATGGTCTTCCCGATCTTATTGCAGCTATTTCCTTCCCAAATTCCTGATCTTTTACCAGGAAGACCATTAATAGTATCTGGGAGGTACTCTGGGGACTTTCCCGAGTCTGTTAAAGTTAGTGGTACTCTTGCAGATGGAAGTGTCTTCACAGAACACTTGAAAGTTAAATGGGCAAAGGATGTTGCCCTTGACAGGGTAAAGTCAATATTCTTACATGACATTATAATTTTGCAGATTTGTTGTTATTGGTAGAAAGCTTCATCTCTACTCATCCATGAACTTCATTTTTTCGTTTTACTCTCGTGATGGCTATCTTCACTGGGGTTAAGAATTTAAGGCATGATTTACCTGTCCAACATCCATCTTTGTTGCAGCAGAATATGGAATTACTACTTCAATAGAACTTAACAGCCATTGCTTGGTACCACTCTACTGACACCCCTAATTCCTGAAATTCCCTTGCAGGTCCTGGCAAGGAGGCAGATAGATGTACTTACGGCAgaggcatggttgcaagaaaGTCAACAGCTCGGGGAGAAGGTATTCTCATTGCCCTGATTTGTCTGGAACAATGATAGATCTACCACTGCTTATGGATGAAATGGATCCTTTCCGGTTCATCTTTCGACTTCTTGCGACTCTTCGGATATCACAATTTGCTGAGTTCTGAATTGTAGGTGGCGAGAATGAGTGTGCGTTATGGGGTTCCATCTGAGTATACCTGCATGATCTTGCTCGAAACTGTTAGTGGGAAAGTAGCGGCGGAGCAGAAGGTTTTTATAAAAGAGGTTCTATACTTATTTCCCTCTTGCATAAATATGACATTTCCTTTGATGCCGTTGTCCTGTAGAGTGAAAACTTGTCCATGACCCTCAGAAGAATCGCTGATTTATATATCTTCAGTAAACTGAACTTCGTTATCAAAGAAGACGATAGATTACTTAGGAAAGTTTATCAGCAAATAACTTACAATGTGCAGCTACCAATGTTCATGGAAGTCGATGCCTTTCCTTAGGCCATGTTTCTCGGTGAGAAACGGGGCCATATCTTAAGCCAATGTTTGGCACAAGTAAAAGAATGCAACGGATCCACAGATAGCCGAAAAAGATTGTCTGATTTTATGCACCGAGTCtgttctgatttttttttgttctttgttACCAAATATGGCATCGGAACTTTTGCAACAGGTGTATGAGAAAATGAGCTCCAAGAAGCCGGTCGAGTGGAAGGGCCAGCAGGCTATGGTATTTGGGAGTTTAGGGAAGGGCTTTGGCAACTTGAAGGCAACAACAAAAAACATAAAACCTGGGACTGAAGAATCAAAGCCATCTGATGCTGCTTCAATTCTGGTCAATGCAGCTTCCAGTTGCTGCGCACGTCTGATGGACCGCTTCTGCTGCATGTGCTTCATCCGAACATGCTCATTCCTCAATGATCAGTGCACGCAGGCCTTTACTCAGCTTTGCACTGCCCTTGCCTGCTTTGAGTGCATCAACTGCTGCTTTGAGGTCTGTGAATGCTGCTCGTGCCTGCAGTAATTACAGCCATTGATCACGGTGGATTCCACGTCGACGAGAACAGATGGAAATCAGTGGCTGTGTTCGGACCCTGGTTGAAGTGTTCTTAGACTGGACATAGGAAAGCATGTGTCCATGAAACTAAGAGTTTGTTCTTCGATGTATAATGTATATTATCAAGTGTATGTATTGTATGGCTTTTATATTATGATCGAAATATTTTACGAAGTTATGATGGTAAAATCACCCCTCTTTGAATATCTCCTCTGTCCTGATCACCTACTCATTGTTCTTAAGTTACCGTATCGGCGTGGGTCAACACACCGAAAAGTTCTGCACTCGACTTCAATGCAGTTGTTAATTCGTTGTCGGGAAATTACTAGCCACAAGTCGTCTTGGAACAAATAGACTACAACCAAAGCCCCGGTCTTCCATGCATGATTTGCCTGTGTTGGTGAAATCTTCAATTCCGAACATTCTGTTTCGATTTCAACTGAATGCAGGTTCCTGAAATTTCAAAGGTATCTGTTCTAGTCCCTCTAATGGAAGCTTCATAACTGTCAGTGGCGATTGAGGTCGTCCATGGCATCCACCGAATGTTCGCGAACCGTCTACTTACCAGAGATCCTTCGGTGTCGATCTATAGGTGGAGACGATCACTCTCTGATGCCACAAAGGCCACCACAAATGTTGAATTCGTTTAACATAACAaacgttctttttttttttttttgctaagatATAACAAACATTTACCCCAATCGCTTTTTTGGACTCTTTTAGTAAAAAACAATTAGCAATGCGGCTTTGGTTACCTTATGTTGGACTTTAATATGTCAGTTCAATTTACAGTTTATCATGTTATCACGTGGCGTTTGACAACTAGC of the Punica granatum isolate Tunisia-2019 chromosome 6, ASM765513v2, whole genome shotgun sequence genome contains:
- the LOC116210185 gene encoding inter alpha-trypsin inhibitor, heavy chain 4-like isoform X2 → MKETLEITKAKDGQFLKFQTFTFRVPQVDGGSTISVKASWSQKLSYSNSEFLLTVPFSFPGYVNPIVKNISRKQLIRLNVDTGTGMEVLCRTTSHPMKELRREVGKLAFSSEVEVSTWSSVDLKISYSVSSSDIFGDILLQSPPLHDFDQSELLCFYLYPGNNQSRKVFRKEVVYVMDISGSMQDDLLVNTKDALMESLWMLNPEDSFNIIAFNHEARLFSLSMEKATKKVLCNAHEWISNTFVGDGGTDILPPLEQAMKLLADTTDAVPLVFLVTDGTVENEREICNTVKRYLSSGPSVPPRFFTFGIGPYCNHYFLQALARIGRGHYDAAYDAESVAVRMKSFFAACSSVVVADIGLDVFETLDSLELFPSQIPDLLPGRPLIVSGRYSGDFPESVKVSGTLADGSVFTEHLKVKWAKDVALDRVLARRQIDVLTAEAWLQESQQLGEKVARMSVRYGVPSEYTCMILLETVSGKVAAEQKVFIKEVYEKMSSKKPVEWKGQQAMVFGSLGKGFGNLKATTKNIKPGTEESKPSDAASILVNAASSCCARLMDRFCCMCFIRTCSFLNDQCTQAFTQLCTALACFECINCCFEVCECCSCLQ
- the LOC116210185 gene encoding uncharacterized protein LOC116210185 isoform X1, which encodes MASEFAASVDYGLRLSKRIYYGKGTTAPPAPEMSRSPEAYLPTAPMVYAVVPDPTAVDNPDVPSYQPYVHGRCDPPALIPLHMHSISAEVDCYLDTAFVSIAGVWRVHCIMARRRCDCRVAIPMGEQGLLLGVEVNLAGRSYNSELINAEDMKETLEITKAKDGQFLKFQTFTFRVPQVDGGSTISVKASWSQKLSYSNSEFLLTVPFSFPGYVNPIVKNISRKQLIRLNVDTGTGMEVLCRTTSHPMKELRREVGKLAFSSEVEVSTWSSVDLKISYSVSSSDIFGDILLQSPPLHDFDQSELLCFYLYPGNNQSRKVFRKEVVYVMDISGSMQDDLLVNTKDALMESLWMLNPEDSFNIIAFNHEARLFSLSMEKATKKVLCNAHEWISNTFVGDGGTDILPPLEQAMKLLADTTDAVPLVFLVTDGTVENEREICNTVKRYLSSGPSVPPRFFTFGIGPYCNHYFLQALARIGRGHYDAAYDAESVAVRMKSFFAACSSVVVADIGLDVFETLDSLELFPSQIPDLLPGRPLIVSGRYSGDFPESVKVSGTLADGSVFTEHLKVKWAKDVALDRVLARRQIDVLTAEAWLQESQQLGEKVARMSVRYGVPSEYTCMILLETVSGKVAAEQKVFIKEVYEKMSSKKPVEWKGQQAMVFGSLGKGFGNLKATTKNIKPGTEESKPSDAASILVNAASSCCARLMDRFCCMCFIRTCSFLNDQCTQAFTQLCTALACFECINCCFEVCECCSCLQ